The following is a genomic window from Penaeus chinensis breed Huanghai No. 1 chromosome 38, ASM1920278v2, whole genome shotgun sequence.
CTTGTATAaaaaatgtattgtatatatttcgGTGTGTTGAATATATCTGATCAAGATATCGATCTGGAAAGAGTAACTGCACACGTGGGTAAACGGCAATATATCTGCGTAACAACGGTAAATTTGTGACGCATAATTATCATACCgctaataacagcattgataaaaCGCTCACATGATTATTCGATCTAAACAGGTGTGCGTGGCAGCGGGGTCTCTCGCCTCGTTGTTGAGATATACTCATATGGTTtcctttttaattaatatttgttattgttgttattattatttgtgtttcctttttgtgtcttcctctcttcttctcctatcccctctccttcttttttttcttattcttattcttattcttcctcctcctcctcctcctcctcttctccctcttcctcttccttttccccttccttctccttctcctcttcctcctcctcctcctccccctcctcccctcctccccctcctccccctcctcctcctcctcctcctcctcctcctcctcctcctcctcctcctcctcctcctcctcctcctcctcctcctcttgctcttcctcttcttctttttcctcctcctcctcctcctcctccgttccctttttattccatttcctccttccctcccttttacgCCCTTGTCTGGCACCAACTAACagccacgcccctctcccccaggTCTGCCCCCCCTGCCCGACATCATCACGAGCAACACGCCCCCGGCATCGCCCCTCCGCCGCGCTCACTcctaccacttcctcttcccgGAGAAGCCCAGCGCCGCGACCCGGGCTCGGAGGCCGCCCACGCCTTCAGCCTACGTCTCCTGGGACACGCCCCCTACCCCCAGCCAGAGCACGCCCACCCTGTCGCCCTCGCGCGTGGGTGGCGTCGGTTCGCCAGCGAGGGAGGGCGAGCGCCTGACCACGAGCCTCAAGCACATCCAGGAGGTGAAGCAGAGGGTGCGGAAGGACCCAGGCTTCCAGGACCGGCGGCAAAATGACCTCCCGCAGCTCATGTGGGAAGTCCCGCGCTACAGGGACGTGCAGGAGgccgaaggaggggaggagagagagaagagaggcaataAGGGAGATggggataaaagagaaggaaggaagaaagaagataagagggaTGGCGAGGAGACGGCGCAGCAAAGAACATGGCGGCTCGTCGGACGTGACCTGCGGAAGTTGGGGGACCAGTTCGCGCTCAAGCATGctcaggtaaatatatatttttttctgctgcaTTTACTAGACGGGTTTATTTTGCTCAAGTTCTGCAATGTTCACTGACTAGTGAATACGTATTGATCTGCGATTTAAACGTAACTTTGGGTAAATAACTTGACATATCAGTTTCCTGTTTACTTGTCTCTACCTGCGCACGTGTCGTCACCAGGTCACGTGTACATGTTTGTTTAGGACACCTGGTCATCACGGTTGTCTCTCAGGATGCTTAGTTAATTACCTGATCATATTAGTATTACCTGTTGGCGCTTAcatgggagggacgggggggggggggtgatggaagggagagggagagaggagtgagggagggagggggagggggatgaaagggagagggagagaggaaggagggggagaaaagagctaAGCTTTTCTTACActgaatattattcttattaatacccCCCTATCATTCAGACATTTTGggaatattttatcatcattcacaTCGAGCACGCACATCATACATCCATAAATAGAAatcgataaaaacaaaaacaaaaaatacggtTACAAAAATTAACAGCTACAATACACCTCC
Proteins encoded in this region:
- the LOC125046125 gene encoding uncharacterized protein LOC125046125, whose amino-acid sequence is MMISLIAHAGAVPFGYTSEMDECEVQCFSYDDHIIVCENMSWMNSRASTTGLPPLPDIITSNTPPASPLRRAHSYHFLFPEKPSAATRARRPPTPSAYVSWDTPPTPSQSTPTLSPSRVGGVGSPAREGERLTTSLKHIQEVKQRVRKDPGFQDRRQNDLPQLMWEVPRYRDVQEAEGGEEREKRGNKGDGDKREGRKKEDKRDGEETAQQRTWRLVGRDLRKLGDQFALKHAQRVDAKPNNNGYVSSAVPLTFTRCLSASILCLVWWRLLNKLR